In Pedobacter sp. W3I1, one DNA window encodes the following:
- a CDS encoding AraC family transcriptional regulator, with translation MENRVIHEIKTINEYHKAMGLPRPEHPLISIIDYKAIVLPCKANMGFVFDFYSILIDRNLKGNMKYGQQSGDFEEGVMFFMAPGQVFEMELEEAETTNRSGSLLLIHPDFLWKTTLAKKIRQYDYFGYAVNEALFLADKEEKSILALMENIILEYRNNIDNFSDPVIIAQLELLLTYADRFYHRQFITRKKSSHTILDRLEGLLDKYFKGEVLSREGTPTVLYVASSLNVSAGYLSSLLKVLTGKSTQHYLQDRLIEHAKAQLSTTDQSVSEIAYGLGFEHPQSFSRLFKTKTSLSPLEFRAKFN, from the coding sequence ATGGAAAACAGGGTAATCCACGAGATAAAAACGATCAATGAATACCATAAGGCCATGGGACTTCCTCGGCCGGAACATCCACTGATCAGTATTATCGATTACAAAGCAATCGTATTGCCCTGCAAAGCCAATATGGGTTTCGTGTTCGACTTTTATTCCATCCTTATCGACAGGAATCTCAAGGGCAACATGAAATACGGGCAGCAATCGGGCGATTTCGAAGAAGGTGTCATGTTTTTTATGGCACCAGGACAGGTATTTGAAATGGAGCTTGAAGAAGCGGAAACCACAAACCGCTCAGGCTCGCTATTGCTCATCCATCCGGATTTTCTATGGAAAACTACCCTGGCAAAGAAGATCAGACAATATGATTATTTTGGTTATGCTGTCAATGAGGCACTTTTCCTTGCGGATAAGGAAGAAAAATCAATTCTAGCCTTAATGGAAAACATCATACTTGAATACCGGAATAACATCGACAATTTCAGTGATCCAGTGATCATTGCACAGCTGGAATTACTTTTGACCTATGCGGACAGGTTTTACCATCGGCAGTTCATTACCCGGAAAAAATCCAGTCATACCATTCTTGATCGCTTGGAAGGCCTGCTGGATAAGTATTTCAAGGGTGAAGTGCTATCCAGAGAAGGAACACCAACCGTTTTGTATGTCGCCTCATCGCTGAATGTCTCTGCAGGCTACCTGAGTAGCTTGCTAAAGGTGCTGACCGGAAAGAGTACACAGCACTACCTCCAGGACAGATTGATAGAACATGCGAAGGCGCAACTATCCACGACGGATCAGTCTGTGAGTGAGATTGCCTACGGCTTGGGTTTTGAACACCCGCAGTCATTCAGCAGGCTGTTCAAAACAAAAACCAGTCTATCACCTTTGGAATTCAGGGCAAAGTTCAATTGA